Proteins encoded by one window of bacterium:
- a CDS encoding sugar ABC transporter substrate-binding protein: protein MQNNPTIRRSLAALCLALLSTSGVAAAAPQARIEFWTISLQPFFTSYIQSLIAQYERAHPAVTIRWIDVPAQAIDQKLLAAVAGGVAPDVVNLNTEGTVRMAQAHALVDMDAAVPATARARYFPNIWSSARYLGSVYGIPWYVVPNILAYNQTVFRRAGLDPAHPPASDDAFIQAATAIKERTRIYGFMPNVDGIRFLRVFQEDGLPILSPDRRRAVFNGPDHVRLLARYVALFKRDAFPADTLQRGYLGATERYAAGQLAMLTTGPQFLLRVRSDSPDVYKDTRVAAYPLGRARVLDLPTMALAVPLQSRHRAEAVEFALFVTNDTNQLAFCHLVVIFPSTLAAARDSYFTRGGATPEEQARAIAAGELGIARDLTVVVPHSDELFRVFRETIESAFFGRMTPQQALDWAVKEWNAKL, encoded by the coding sequence TTGCAGAACAACCCCACCATACGACGCAGCCTCGCCGCCCTTTGCCTTGCGCTCCTCTCGACCTCCGGCGTTGCCGCCGCGGCCCCGCAGGCGCGCATCGAGTTCTGGACGATCTCGCTCCAGCCGTTTTTCACCAGTTACATTCAGAGCCTCATCGCGCAGTACGAGCGCGCCCATCCCGCGGTGACGATCCGGTGGATCGACGTCCCCGCCCAGGCGATCGACCAGAAACTCCTCGCGGCGGTCGCAGGCGGTGTCGCCCCGGATGTCGTCAATCTCAACACCGAGGGCACCGTGCGGATGGCCCAGGCGCATGCGCTGGTCGATATGGATGCGGCCGTGCCCGCGACCGCTCGCGCCCGGTACTTTCCCAATATCTGGAGCTCGGCGCGGTATCTCGGGAGCGTCTACGGGATCCCCTGGTACGTCGTCCCCAACATCCTCGCGTATAACCAGACCGTGTTCCGCCGCGCCGGCCTCGATCCCGCGCATCCCCCGGCGTCCGACGACGCGTTCATCCAGGCGGCGACGGCGATCAAGGAACGCACGAGGATCTACGGCTTTATGCCCAACGTAGACGGGATCCGGTTTCTGCGGGTATTCCAAGAGGATGGGCTCCCGATCCTCAGTCCGGACCGCCGGCGCGCGGTGTTCAACGGGCCAGATCACGTCCGCCTGCTGGCCCGATACGTCGCCCTGTTCAAGCGGGACGCGTTTCCCGCAGACACGCTGCAGCGCGGGTATCTCGGGGCCACCGAGCGGTACGCGGCGGGGCAGCTGGCGATGCTGACCACCGGGCCGCAGTTCCTCCTCCGCGTCCGCTCGGACAGCCCCGACGTGTACAAGGACACTCGTGTGGCCGCGTATCCGCTGGGGCGCGCTCGCGTGCTCGATCTGCCCACGATGGCGTTGGCCGTGCCGCTGCAAAGCCGGCACCGGGCGGAGGCGGTGGAGTTCGCTTTGTTCGTGACGAACGACACGAACCAGCTCGCCTTCTGCCACCTCGTGGTCATCTTCCCGTCGACCCTGGCGGCCGCGCGGGACTCGTACTTTACCCGAGGGGGGGCCACGCCCGAGGAGCAGGCACGGGCGATCGCGGCGGGCGAGCTGGGGATCGCCCGGGATCTCACGGTGGTCGTCCCCCACAGCGACGAGCTGTTCCGGGTGTTTCGCGAGACGATCGAGAGCGCGTTCTTCGGCCGGATGACCCCGCAGCAGGCGCTGGACTGGGCGGTCAAGGAGTGGAACGCCAAACTCTAG
- a CDS encoding glucose 1-dehydrogenase has product MGDSSDLFSLDGLVAVVTGAGRGIGRGVAAALAGAGADIVAVSRRPAETLASDVTRLGRACHLVTADLENPEQVETVIPRAVAAASRVDILVNNAGMIARGPALEVSLDAWHRVLQVNLHAVFRLCQAAAKDMLLRKRGKIINIASLMSFEGGILVVPYTASKGAVGQLTKALANEWAPRGINVNAIAPGYIATDLTRPLQEDGTRNPAILTRIPAGRWGRPEDLGGAAVFLASAASDYVHGHLLAVDGGWLAR; this is encoded by the coding sequence ATGGGCGATTCGAGCGACCTGTTCAGCCTTGACGGGCTCGTCGCAGTGGTCACCGGGGCCGGCCGCGGGATCGGCCGCGGCGTGGCCGCGGCGCTCGCCGGCGCGGGCGCAGACATCGTTGCGGTGAGCCGGCGCCCCGCCGAGACCCTCGCCTCCGACGTGACGCGTCTCGGAAGAGCGTGCCATCTGGTGACGGCCGATCTGGAGAACCCAGAGCAGGTCGAGACCGTCATCCCCCGTGCGGTGGCCGCAGCATCGCGCGTGGACATCCTCGTCAACAACGCCGGGATGATCGCCCGGGGACCCGCGCTCGAGGTCTCCCTCGATGCCTGGCACCGCGTGCTCCAGGTCAATCTCCACGCCGTGTTCCGGTTGTGCCAGGCGGCGGCCAAAGACATGCTCTTGCGGAAGCGGGGCAAGATCATCAATATCGCGTCGTTGATGAGCTTCGAAGGGGGGATCCTGGTGGTCCCGTACACCGCAAGCAAGGGGGCTGTGGGGCAGCTGACTAAGGCGCTCGCCAACGAATGGGCTCCCCGAGGCATCAACGTCAACGCCATCGCGCCCGGCTATATCGCCACCGACCTGACGCGACCGCTGCAGGAGGACGGGACCCGCAATCCGGCGATCCTGACGCGGATTCCCGCCGGGCGGTGGGGGCGGCCCGAGGACCTCGGAGGGGCAGCCGTGTTCCTAGCCTCGGCGGCCTCCGACTACGTTCATGGACACCTCCTGGCCGTCGACGGCGGATGGCTCGCACGATAA
- a CDS encoding O-antigen ligase family protein, with translation MTVRRLRAAAGHVLDWLVLLGVLGLIANTAFQGLVFLPETGFPSRVPLAAFERMTALVGAGALVRWLVLGGRVLPGALLWGLSAVTALGVLALATSTDLYGTRDAVLFLASVVVVALTVMIAATDGVKTRVFLVGLLLVSLGESIIGLAQYAGGVATPVYWLSRAFAGAIRTRIHGTLTNPNVLAGFLLIGIGATALLAVDLAGRRRLFLLAALCVEIAALALTYSRGGYAGLAAFAILGAALLWPVRRRAWPVWLTIAVIAAAAALALPSVGLRAGSVTLDEGDTAQSRLFIWRTAIRMWETHRLWGTGLGSFNAAYPPFRPLGVMTTYAALRIPGSAHNDYLQVIAETGLAGAGLIVFAMAWGVWRAARRYRAGGDGDRIWLGTWAASIGGVGVVSLANSTITVIPSAVMVAALTAAVAAHVTLEHPPLRFDKRLLSLPLAAALIAIPPLLSPLMQSSAYREEAGRDVRAGRYADAVEAFRRAAAADPLNGDLLPYFGDLMADLYLRRIDTSLGPWQAARAEAAALYEQAERVSPWDGYPRAALGRLRRAEGWYADAVAAFQDAIALDPYSPRYRLWLGETFAEMGDRRWAAEQLREAVRLYPIEMLVIERHEGHSAWYRQDQTDLAQAHRLLSRVGAMAP, from the coding sequence ATGACCGTTCGGCGTCTCAGGGCGGCCGCCGGCCACGTGCTGGACTGGCTGGTGCTGCTGGGGGTCCTGGGACTCATCGCCAATACGGCGTTCCAGGGACTCGTCTTTCTGCCGGAGACCGGGTTCCCGAGCCGGGTACCGCTGGCCGCCTTTGAACGGATGACGGCGCTCGTTGGTGCGGGCGCGCTCGTGCGGTGGCTGGTCCTCGGCGGGCGGGTCCTGCCGGGTGCGCTGTTGTGGGGCCTCTCCGCAGTCACGGCGCTCGGAGTGCTGGCGCTTGCGACCTCGACCGACCTCTACGGGACGCGGGACGCGGTGCTCTTCCTCGCATCCGTGGTCGTGGTGGCGCTCACCGTCATGATCGCGGCGACGGACGGCGTAAAGACACGGGTCTTCCTCGTCGGGCTCCTGCTGGTGAGCCTCGGCGAATCGATCATCGGGCTGGCCCAGTACGCGGGCGGTGTGGCCACGCCCGTCTACTGGCTCAGCCGCGCCTTCGCCGGAGCGATCCGTACCCGCATCCACGGAACCCTCACCAATCCGAATGTGCTCGCCGGTTTCCTGCTCATTGGCATCGGCGCGACCGCGCTTCTCGCAGTGGATCTCGCGGGGAGGAGACGGCTCTTTCTCCTCGCGGCGCTGTGCGTAGAGATCGCCGCCCTTGCGCTCACGTACTCACGCGGAGGGTACGCGGGCCTCGCCGCGTTTGCGATCCTGGGTGCGGCGCTCCTCTGGCCCGTCCGCCGGCGTGCGTGGCCCGTCTGGCTCACCATCGCCGTGATCGCCGCCGCGGCCGCGCTCGCGCTCCCGTCGGTGGGCCTGCGGGCCGGAAGCGTCACGCTCGACGAAGGCGACACCGCCCAGAGCCGCCTGTTCATCTGGCGAACGGCGATCCGGATGTGGGAGACCCACCGCCTCTGGGGCACGGGGCTCGGGTCGTTCAACGCCGCATATCCCCCCTTCCGACCGCTGGGAGTGATGACCACCTACGCGGCGCTCAGGATCCCCGGCTCGGCCCACAACGACTACCTGCAGGTGATCGCCGAAACCGGCCTAGCCGGCGCGGGCCTCATTGTCTTCGCGATGGCCTGGGGAGTGTGGCGGGCAGCCCGCCGGTATCGGGCCGGCGGTGATGGCGATCGAATCTGGCTCGGCACGTGGGCCGCGTCGATCGGGGGCGTGGGGGTCGTGAGCCTCGCCAACTCCACGATCACCGTCATCCCGAGCGCCGTCATGGTGGCGGCATTGACCGCGGCCGTTGCCGCCCACGTAACCCTGGAACATCCTCCGCTCCGATTCGACAAACGCCTCTTGTCGCTGCCGCTCGCCGCCGCGCTGATAGCGATCCCTCCGCTGCTCTCACCACTGATGCAGAGTTCGGCCTATCGCGAGGAAGCGGGCCGCGACGTCAGGGCGGGCCGATACGCCGATGCCGTGGAAGCGTTCCGCCGGGCCGCCGCGGCCGATCCGCTCAACGGCGACCTCCTGCCGTACTTCGGGGATCTCATGGCCGACCTCTACCTGCGCCGAATCGACACCAGCCTGGGACCCTGGCAGGCGGCCAGAGCGGAAGCGGCGGCGCTGTACGAGCAGGCCGAGCGGGTGAGCCCATGGGACGGCTATCCACGCGCCGCACTGGGGAGGCTCCGCCGAGCGGAAGGGTGGTATGCGGATGCGGTCGCGGCGTTCCAAGACGCGATCGCCCTCGATCCGTACTCCCCCCGGTACCGTCTCTGGCTCGGAGAGACGTTTGCGGAGATGGGAGACAGACGCTGGGCCGCGGAGCAACTTCGGGAGGCCGTGCGGCTCTACCCGATCGAGATGCTCGTCATCGAGCGCCACGAAGGCCACAGCGCGTGGTATAGGCAAGACCAAACCGACCTAGCCCAGGCCCACCGGCTCCTGAGCCGGGTCGGCGCGATGGCTCCCTAG
- a CDS encoding xanthine dehydrogenase family protein molybdopterin-binding subunit gives MPRIVKQKIEFEGRIEERDVVIEGDDLPVWPADERFTVVGTPVLRVDGRDRVGGRASFTTDLQPAGMLHGVMLRSPHAHARITRIETRQAERAPGVRAVLCHTNAPKIKWWNGMSWIFDPELRYVGDEVAVVVADDADAARDAVDLLEVEYEVLPHVVDAEAALRPGAVQVHPGGNILGGAPERYERGDVDQGLAQAEVTVELTARTPDQLHHSMETHGSVVDWSADRLTVWDSTQHIFGVRRQVAAALGVAMDRVRVLSPFMGGGFGSKNNAGKYTVIAALASRALGRPVRIVFTRIEESQAAGKRPSSVQRIRLGARRDGTLTAIDYWGLSNVGAYRAISTPLSGPPKELYACPNVRTDTASVYTHTGPAAAFRAPGYVEATVGLECAMEALADRLGMDPMDLRLRNFAEEDQVQQRPYSSKFLREAYQLGARSIGWTRRAPTPAHPVRDGRTHRGIGMASQLWGGAGSPPAYAEVRLNVDGTAEVRIGTQDIGTGAKTALTQIAAEVLSLPVDRITVALGDTDFPYSPLSAGSQTISSCGPAVRMAVEEARRHLIDAAASVLEAAPTDVRLAAGHLHVAGVPDRKISIAELTARMGNFTITGRGFRGANPSDVTIRTWGAQFAEVEVDTETGGVTVLKIAACHDVGRVINPLQYTSQIHGGVIQGLGFGLSEDHATDPETGNVLDLGFDAYAVPRLSMLPEIDALAVNIPDPIANNLGVKGVGEPPIIPTAAAIANAVANAIGVRITELPITPLRVLRALGRVE, from the coding sequence ATGCCGCGGATCGTCAAGCAAAAGATCGAGTTTGAGGGCCGCATCGAGGAGCGCGACGTCGTCATCGAAGGGGACGATCTCCCCGTTTGGCCGGCCGACGAGCGCTTCACCGTCGTGGGAACGCCGGTGCTCCGGGTGGACGGCCGTGATCGGGTGGGGGGCCGGGCTTCCTTCACCACCGATCTCCAGCCCGCGGGCATGCTCCACGGCGTGATGCTGCGCAGTCCGCACGCGCACGCGCGCATCACCCGGATCGAGACGCGTCAGGCCGAGCGCGCACCCGGCGTGCGCGCCGTGCTGTGCCACACGAACGCGCCCAAGATCAAGTGGTGGAACGGCATGAGCTGGATATTCGACCCGGAGCTCCGGTACGTCGGGGACGAGGTGGCGGTGGTCGTCGCCGACGATGCCGATGCCGCGCGCGACGCGGTCGACCTCCTCGAGGTGGAGTACGAGGTCCTTCCCCACGTCGTGGACGCGGAAGCCGCTCTCCGGCCGGGGGCGGTCCAGGTCCATCCCGGCGGGAACATCCTCGGGGGGGCGCCCGAGCGGTACGAGCGCGGAGACGTGGATCAGGGACTGGCGCAGGCGGAGGTGACGGTGGAGCTCACCGCGCGCACCCCCGACCAGCTCCACCACAGTATGGAGACCCATGGGTCGGTGGTCGACTGGTCAGCCGACCGCTTGACCGTGTGGGACTCCACCCAGCACATCTTCGGGGTGCGCCGCCAGGTCGCCGCAGCGCTTGGGGTGGCGATGGATAGAGTCCGGGTGCTGAGCCCATTTATGGGCGGCGGGTTTGGCAGCAAGAACAACGCCGGGAAGTACACGGTGATCGCCGCGCTCGCGTCCCGCGCGCTCGGCCGGCCCGTGCGGATCGTCTTCACGCGCATCGAGGAGAGCCAGGCGGCGGGCAAGCGGCCGAGCAGCGTCCAGCGGATTCGCTTGGGCGCGCGGCGGGACGGTACGTTGACGGCGATCGACTACTGGGGGCTGTCGAATGTGGGCGCCTACCGCGCCATCTCCACGCCCCTCTCGGGCCCTCCGAAAGAGCTGTATGCCTGCCCGAACGTGCGGACGGACACGGCCTCGGTCTACACGCATACCGGCCCGGCCGCGGCGTTCCGCGCCCCCGGATATGTCGAGGCCACGGTCGGGCTGGAGTGCGCGATGGAAGCGCTGGCCGACCGGCTCGGGATGGATCCGATGGACCTCCGGCTGCGGAACTTCGCGGAAGAGGACCAGGTGCAGCAGCGGCCGTACTCGAGCAAGTTCCTCCGCGAAGCCTACCAGCTCGGCGCGCGCTCGATCGGGTGGACGCGGCGCGCTCCCACCCCTGCGCACCCGGTGCGCGACGGACGGACGCATCGCGGGATCGGGATGGCCAGCCAGTTATGGGGCGGGGCGGGCTCGCCTCCGGCCTACGCCGAGGTGCGGCTGAACGTGGACGGGACCGCCGAGGTGCGGATCGGCACGCAGGATATCGGGACCGGTGCCAAGACGGCGCTCACCCAGATCGCCGCCGAGGTGTTGAGCCTGCCGGTCGACCGCATCACGGTGGCCCTCGGCGACACCGACTTTCCGTACAGCCCCCTCTCCGCGGGCAGCCAGACGATCTCCTCGTGCGGGCCGGCGGTCCGCATGGCCGTGGAGGAGGCGCGCCGGCACCTCATCGATGCCGCCGCCTCGGTGCTCGAAGCCGCGCCGACCGACGTCAGGCTCGCCGCCGGCCACCTCCACGTGGCCGGCGTTCCCGACCGGAAGATCTCCATCGCCGAACTCACCGCGCGGATGGGGAACTTCACCATCACCGGGCGCGGATTCCGCGGCGCGAACCCGAGCGACGTCACGATTCGCACGTGGGGCGCGCAGTTCGCTGAAGTCGAGGTCGATACCGAGACCGGCGGGGTGACCGTCCTCAAGATCGCGGCGTGCCACGACGTTGGCCGGGTGATCAACCCGCTCCAGTACACCAGCCAGATCCACGGCGGCGTGATCCAGGGACTGGGATTCGGGCTCAGCGAGGACCACGCCACCGATCCTGAGACAGGGAATGTCCTCGATTTGGGCTTCGACGCGTACGCGGTGCCGCGGCTGTCCATGCTGCCGGAGATCGATGCGCTCGCGGTCAACATCCCCGATCCGATAGCCAATAACCTCGGGGTGAAGGGCGTGGGCGAGCCACCGATCATTCCGACCGCGGCGGCGATCGCCAACGCGGTCGCGAACGCGATCGGTGTGCGCATCACCGAACTGCCGATCACGCCGTTGAGGGTGCTCCGGGCGCTCGGTCGCGTAGAATGA
- a CDS encoding (2Fe-2S)-binding protein gives MNSPHRIQCVINGRAHELASPPRRTLLQVLRDDLHLTGTKEGCSIGTCGACTVLVDGRAVLSCLFLGVQADGRTVETIEAAAQDSDPLLAAFIEHDAFQCGFCTPGQIMALRGLFRRHPQASAEEIRRAVDGNVCRCGAQLRIQAAALAARETGRRKDG, from the coding sequence GTGAACTCACCGCACCGGATTCAGTGCGTCATCAATGGTCGGGCGCACGAGCTCGCCTCCCCGCCCCGCCGCACGTTGTTGCAAGTGCTCCGCGACGATCTCCACCTGACCGGCACCAAGGAAGGATGCAGCATTGGCACATGCGGCGCCTGCACCGTGCTGGTCGACGGACGCGCCGTGCTGTCGTGTCTCTTCCTGGGAGTCCAGGCCGACGGGCGGACCGTCGAGACTATCGAGGCGGCGGCCCAGGATTCGGATCCGCTTCTCGCCGCGTTCATCGAGCACGACGCATTTCAGTGTGGGTTCTGCACCCCGGGACAGATCATGGCGCTCCGCGGTCTCTTCCGCCGGCATCCGCAGGCCTCCGCGGAGGAGATCCGGCGGGCCGTGGACGGGAACGTCTGCCGGTGCGGCGCGCAACTCCGCATTCAGGCCGCGGCCCTGGCCGCGCGCGAGACCGGCCGCCGGAAGGATGGATGA
- a CDS encoding CDGSH iron-sulfur domain-containing protein: MADVTITPLDNGPYLVKGPVKIIDTDGTTYEVKKETVALCRCGGSVSKPFCDGTHSKIGFAAANRAVKGG; the protein is encoded by the coding sequence ATGGCCGATGTGACGATCACCCCGCTCGACAACGGACCATATCTCGTGAAGGGTCCCGTGAAGATCATCGACACGGATGGGACGACGTATGAAGTAAAGAAGGAAACCGTCGCGCTGTGCCGGTGCGGAGGATCGGTGTCGAAGCCGTTCTGCGACGGGACCCACAGCAAGATCGGGTTCGCGGCCGCGAATCGGGCCGTCAAGGGCGGATAG
- a CDS encoding DUF971 domain-containing protein — protein MARTPTPVEITQELPGHLVMVWDDGHRSRHAFRTLRERCPCALCVDEWTGEGRLDPSTVSDEIHPKEVGRVGAYALRFTWSDGHLTGIYTYKFLREICECEICARTRAGGASGRSRS, from the coding sequence ATGGCACGGACGCCCACGCCGGTTGAGATCACGCAGGAGCTTCCCGGGCACCTGGTGATGGTGTGGGATGACGGGCATCGCAGCCGTCACGCCTTTCGGACGCTGCGGGAGCGGTGTCCGTGCGCGCTGTGCGTGGACGAGTGGACGGGCGAAGGCCGGCTCGATCCATCGACGGTCTCCGACGAGATTCACCCGAAAGAGGTCGGGCGGGTCGGGGCGTACGCGCTCAGGTTTACGTGGTCGGATGGCCACTTGACCGGGATCTACACCTATAAGTTCCTGCGCGAGATCTGCGAGTGCGAGATCTGCGCGCGGACCCGGGCAGGGGGCGCCTCGGGCCGGTCGCGGTCCTGA
- a CDS encoding mandelate racemase/muconate lactonizing enzyme family protein produces MNAPAVPGYFMRTAEERGPRVPNTGSVKIASITATPLAAAPPRPVEFSIGTFATFYATLVTVRTDDGLTGIGECIVRRAPEVVTTIVDRLLAPALIGRDPWDVEGLWDEMLTLLRRWGHSRGFVVEAMSGIDIALWDLLARSVGKPLYKFLGGAGRDRVRYYVSKVYFDEIPRMAEEARVLVAHGHAAIKVQVGWPAARGGHHADVRTVRAIRDAVGPEVEIMLDANGAYDVGTAIRVGRQLEELNVAWLEEPVPADDVDGYAHLRRSVRVPLAAGETEFGLFGFRDLISRGCVDVLQPEVARIGGITAARRLWAMAHAHNLLYAPHTGFSGGIAHLASLHLAAAAPNFYTYEYMGTAYIQNPLRDIFTAPFPSPTEGQIPLPQGAGLGLDLDPEAVRRYALR; encoded by the coding sequence GTGAACGCCCCGGCGGTCCCGGGGTATTTCATGCGCACCGCCGAGGAGAGGGGTCCGCGGGTCCCGAATACCGGGTCCGTGAAGATTGCCTCGATCACCGCGACGCCGCTTGCGGCCGCGCCGCCCCGGCCGGTGGAGTTTTCGATCGGCACCTTCGCCACATTTTACGCGACGCTCGTGACCGTGCGGACCGACGACGGACTGACGGGGATCGGCGAGTGCATCGTTCGTCGCGCCCCGGAGGTCGTGACCACCATCGTCGACCGCCTGCTCGCGCCCGCCCTGATCGGCCGCGACCCCTGGGATGTCGAAGGTCTCTGGGATGAGATGCTCACGTTGCTCAGGCGGTGGGGCCATTCCCGCGGGTTCGTCGTCGAAGCGATGAGCGGGATCGATATTGCCCTGTGGGATCTCCTCGCCCGCTCGGTCGGCAAACCGCTGTACAAGTTCCTGGGCGGCGCGGGGCGCGACCGTGTCCGCTATTATGTCTCGAAGGTCTACTTCGATGAGATCCCACGGATGGCGGAGGAAGCGCGGGTGCTCGTCGCGCACGGGCACGCCGCGATCAAGGTACAGGTGGGCTGGCCGGCCGCCCGCGGCGGCCACCACGCCGACGTGCGGACGGTGCGCGCGATTCGCGACGCGGTCGGCCCGGAGGTGGAGATCATGCTCGACGCCAACGGAGCGTACGACGTGGGAACGGCGATCCGCGTGGGCCGGCAACTCGAGGAGCTCAACGTCGCGTGGCTCGAGGAGCCGGTTCCGGCGGACGATGTGGACGGGTACGCGCATCTGCGCCGGTCGGTCCGGGTGCCGTTGGCCGCGGGCGAAACCGAGTTCGGGCTGTTTGGGTTTCGGGATCTCATCTCCCGTGGCTGTGTGGATGTGCTCCAACCCGAGGTCGCCCGGATCGGCGGCATCACCGCGGCGCGCCGGTTGTGGGCGATGGCCCACGCGCACAACCTGCTCTACGCGCCCCATACGGGCTTCAGCGGTGGGATCGCCCACCTGGCGTCCCTGCACCTCGCCGCCGCCGCGCCGAACTTCTACACGTACGAGTACATGGGGACCGCGTACATTCAGAACCCGCTTCGGGACATCTTCACGGCGCCGTTCCCGTCGCCCACCGAAGGGCAGATCCCCCTCCCCCAGGGCGCGGGCCTCGGGCTCGATCTGGATCCGGAGGCCGTCCGGCGGTACGCGCTGCGCTGA
- a CDS encoding thioredoxin family protein — protein MEWGRVFADALSYQDFLTKHGTPDQQKRWQGVYDAVALTGDQRELLTGFVREMHVLCVAGAWCGDCVNQCPILERIAEQTPRVVVRFVDRDAQPAAQDALVMNAGRRVPAVIFLSEDDYECGRYGDRTVATYRQMAADRLGPACPTGIVPPGPALLSAVTAEWVAQFERIQLMLRLSKRLREKYGD, from the coding sequence ATGGAGTGGGGCAGGGTCTTTGCCGACGCACTCAGTTACCAGGACTTCCTGACTAAGCATGGGACCCCAGACCAGCAGAAGCGCTGGCAGGGCGTGTACGACGCCGTGGCCCTCACGGGCGACCAGCGAGAATTGCTGACCGGGTTTGTCCGCGAGATGCACGTCCTGTGCGTTGCGGGAGCCTGGTGCGGCGACTGCGTGAATCAATGCCCGATCCTCGAGCGGATCGCCGAGCAGACCCCGCGGGTCGTGGTGCGGTTCGTCGATCGGGACGCCCAGCCGGCCGCGCAAGACGCGCTGGTCATGAACGCCGGGAGGAGGGTTCCGGCCGTCATCTTCTTGAGCGAAGACGATTACGAGTGCGGCCGGTACGGAGACCGAACGGTCGCGACGTACCGGCAAATGGCCGCCGACAGGCTGGGCCCCGCGTGCCCGACCGGGATCGTGCCCCCTGGTCCCGCCCTCCTCTCCGCGGTCACTGCGGAATGGGTCGCCCAGTTCGAGCGAATTCAGTTGATGCTCCGCCTCTCCAAGCGGCTCCGGGAGAAGTACGGAGACTGA
- the paaA gene encoding 1,2-phenylacetyl-CoA epoxidase subunit PaaA translates to MAENVGPHDDPELLARFNTRVASGEQIEAGEWMPAEYRFEALRLIQMHANSEIMGALPEREWIPRAPTLARKMALTAKVQDEVGHAMLLYRVAETLGRSREEMFAELVEGRSRFHNVFHYPAETWADVAIIQVFVDGAAMQTQGALRSCSYAPYARVLKRICYEEDFHIQLGLDVWRALAEGTPRQRAMLQDALNRWWTPIIHFFGMPDRISPHSEKMLAWRIKVKSNEELRQQFLRRFVPIILEYGLDVPDPALRMVEPEQRYVYTEPDWEELKRVGRNNGPKSAERLALRQAFYRQHAWVRDAVAHGAAA, encoded by the coding sequence ATGGCGGAAAATGTAGGGCCCCATGACGATCCCGAACTCCTTGCGCGGTTCAACACACGCGTGGCATCCGGAGAGCAGATCGAGGCCGGAGAATGGATGCCTGCGGAGTACCGGTTCGAGGCGCTCCGCCTGATTCAGATGCACGCGAACTCGGAAATCATGGGCGCCCTCCCCGAGCGGGAGTGGATCCCCCGTGCGCCCACGCTCGCCCGGAAGATGGCCCTGACCGCCAAAGTGCAGGATGAGGTCGGCCACGCCATGCTCCTGTATCGTGTGGCAGAAACCCTCGGCCGGTCGCGCGAGGAGATGTTCGCCGAGTTGGTAGAGGGACGCTCCCGGTTCCACAACGTGTTCCACTATCCGGCGGAGACGTGGGCGGATGTGGCGATCATCCAGGTGTTCGTCGACGGCGCCGCGATGCAGACCCAGGGGGCGCTGCGCTCTTGCTCCTACGCGCCCTACGCCCGCGTCCTCAAGCGGATCTGTTATGAAGAGGACTTCCACATCCAGTTGGGGCTGGACGTCTGGCGGGCCCTCGCGGAAGGCACGCCGCGCCAGCGGGCGATGCTTCAAGACGCCCTCAACCGCTGGTGGACTCCGATCATTCACTTCTTTGGCATGCCCGACCGGATCTCGCCGCACAGCGAGAAGATGCTCGCGTGGCGGATCAAGGTCAAGTCAAACGAGGAGCTGCGCCAGCAGTTCCTGCGCCGGTTTGTCCCGATCATCCTCGAGTACGGCCTCGACGTCCCCGATCCCGCCCTCCGGATGGTGGAACCCGAACAGCGATATGTCTACACCGAGCCGGATTGGGAGGAGCTCAAGCGGGTCGGCCGCAACAACGGGCCGAAGAGCGCCGAGCGGCTCGCGCTCAGGCAGGCGTTCTACCGCCAGCACGCGTGGGTGCGAGACGCGGTCGCGCACGGGGCGGCTGCGTGA
- a CDS encoding 1,2-phenylacetyl-CoA epoxidase subunit B, with the protein MKAAGSWEQRLDAPRDVWAVFLQSRTRDPHIHVGDVHAPDAEMALVLAKENYARRDPCVSLWVVRADEIHATTADAAEMFDPALDKSYRFGGSYRKQQQVYRSAWRLSHRDEDQ; encoded by the coding sequence GTGAAGGCCGCCGGATCGTGGGAACAGCGCCTCGACGCGCCCCGTGATGTCTGGGCCGTGTTCCTCCAATCGCGGACACGCGATCCGCACATCCACGTCGGCGACGTGCACGCGCCCGACGCGGAGATGGCGCTGGTCTTGGCCAAGGAGAACTACGCCCGCCGCGATCCCTGCGTGAGCCTGTGGGTCGTCCGCGCCGACGAGATCCACGCGACGACGGCCGATGCCGCCGAGATGTTTGACCCCGCGCTCGACAAGAGCTACCGCTTCGGCGGCTCGTACCGCAAACAACAACAAGTCTACCGGAGCGCCTGGCGGCTGTCGCACCGGGATGAGGATCAGTAG